The genomic interval TTTTTGCTAAATAAGTCCGAATGTCTCCTGTTGTGATTGATTTAAAAGCAAAACGTTGAACACGCGAGATAATGGTTGCTGGAATTTTTTGTAATTCAGTAGTAGCCAGGACGAAAACAACATTTTCTGTAGGTTCTTCTAGTGTTTTCAAAAGTGCATTAAAAGCCCCTGTTGAAAGCATATGCACTTCATCAATAATATAAACCTTGTAAGTGGCTTGACTAGCTGCGTAAGTTGATTTATCTCGAATTTCTCGAATTTCGTCAACCCCATTATTTGATGCCGCATCAAGTTCAATGACATCATCTAAGCTTCCTTTGGTGATTGAGTCACAAATAAAGCAATTATTGCAGGGCTCTCCATCCACTTGATTAGGACAATTTATTGCCTTAGCAAAAATTTTAGCTGCTGAGGTTTTCCCTGTCCCTCTTGGACCAGAAAAAAGATAAGCATGTGAAATTTGATGATTGACAATCGCATTTTTTAATGTTGTTGCTACAACTTCTTGCCCCACCATTTCATCAAATCTTTGACTTCGATATTTTCTATATAATGCTTGATATGCCATTTTTCTCTTCCAATTTTTTACTTAGTATTCTTTTCATATCCGCTTGTTTCAATAGAAATCTTGCCCAAGACTATAGTTTAAGTCTTTTAAAATTTCAGTTGAAGCATCACGTGATTGAATCAATTCATCAATATCTTGTGATTGATAATTTCTGAGGGCCTGTCTGAGGGCGAACATTCTTGCTCGATTAATCGTTGCCTCATCTGCTTCGGTTGCCGCAAAAAATATTTTACGTGCTTTTTCATCAAAAATCGTCCAAGCAATTGCTAAATCAAAAGCTGGATCACCAATAACAGCTTTGTCAGTAATTTTGACGTTAACTAACTTTCCGTCAGTAACTTTTAAATTTTGCGTAAGCAATTGTCCCAAAACCCAAACAGGTTTCTTGGACCATTTTGTTTTTGCTGCAAAATCAAATTTTTCTTGCAAAAGGTCAGCAGGAACAACTTTTTGATAGACTTTCAAAAGTTCTATCATCTCAGCTTCAAAGAAAATCAAATCAGAGCCAGCAAAAGCATTTTCAAAACTAGGTGACTTTGCATCTGTTGTTGGTAGCCGATGTAATTGATAGAGAAAACTTCCTAATTCTTGCGCAAATTCACGAACATCTCCAATATTACCTGGATTTACAGATATTCCTTCTTTTTCCCCAAAACGGTCAGCAATAAATTTTTTTACTATTTCACTCATTTTTTTCTCCGATACCCTTTAAAATTTTGATTTAACCTACTTCAAAAAATTTAAAATCAGTCATTTCACATAAAATGTTAGCAAATTCTTCAAGATATTTTTGGTCGATTTCATCGTAAAAACCAATTTCTGAACTATCTAAGTCAAGAACCCCAACTAATTTACCGTCTTTAACCATCGGAACAACAATTTCAGACATTGCTCGACCGTCACAAGAAATATAATTTTTGTGTTTCTTTACATTTTCAACAATAATGGTTTGGCGATTTTGAGCTGATTCCCCACAAACCCCTTTGCCCATTATAATTTCAACGCAAGACACAGACCCTTGAAATGGCCCTAAAATTAATTTTTCACCATTGTAGAGGTAGAAACCTGTATAAACTTGCTCAGGCAAAAAGCTCCAAAGTAAACTACTTGCATTGGCTAAGTTTGAAAGTGTATAATTTTGTTCACTAAGAAGCGCTTTTAGTTGCAAATTAAGCAACTCATAACCTTCGATTTTTTCTTCTTTATTCATCTTGTTGCTCCTCAAAAATAATATAATCCATTATATCATTTTTTAAAGGCAAATTTTAGATTAGTTTTGATATAAGCATTCTTGCTTCTACTACGCTGTCCGTTTTGACTAGCTGCTCAAGCAACTGCCAAAAAGGCAACACGCTAAAGCGTGAACGCGCAGACGAAAAGGTGAAAAGCTATACTTTTCTAATCTGCACCCTGAAAGCTCCCTTTTCAGTCGCTTCCAGCTATGGCGTCCTTCCTGCCTTTTCACCTTGCTGGCTTAGATCGAGCCCTTTTGTCCGTTGCTTTAGCAATGCTGACAAAATGGACACCTGTGGTATGGACAACGTAGTGAAACAAAGTAGATACCTTATTACTTCTCTACGCTACGTTGCTAAAGCAACAAGTCGAGCCGCACTCACTCGGCGGAAAATTATCGTCCCGCTGAGTTCGGTCATAATGAGAGAAAGAAGTCAGCAACATGAAACGTTGTTTCGTGTTACTGGCTATGATATAATAAAAACCATGAATAAACTAGAAGAACTTCGGAACAACATTGACCACGTGGACCAAGAAATCGTTCAGCTTCTTGAGAAACGTATGACAATTGTTCAAGAAATTAGCCAAGAAAAACAAGCACAAAAAATTACTATTTTAGATAACTCTCGCGAACAAGCCGTATTAGATTTGGCTCGCCAAAATATTAAAAATTCTGCTTATCAAGAAACAATCATTAATACTTTTAAAGATATTATGAAAAATTCTCGCCTTTATCAAAGAGAAAACCGTGAACAATAAGAAAAAGTTACTGACAAAAATTCTATCACTCCTATCTGCTTGCTTACGCAACTTACAGACTGAGCGATAATTTTGTCAGTAACTTTTTTTATAATTTAAATTGTCCAGCTAAACTGTCTCGCAACATCATGTATTCTAATTGCGGCAAATCAAGCAGAACCAATTTACTATTTTCTAAAAGATTATTTTCTTTCAAGCTGTTAAGAAAACCTTTAATTTCTGTTGTTCCCAAATAGAGACACTCAACAAGAATAATATGTTTTTCCTTGGTCATCTGACCGATAAATCGCGAAAAATCTTCTGGAGTCAGTGCCTGATCAATATCTGAACGACCAACTACCACTAAATCCTCGTTTTCATCTTTAACTGTAGCAGCAAGCTCTTTAAAGATTCCAGAATTTATCTTTTGATCTTTACTTTCCGCTTCAATAGACTCTTCAATTTCAGCATATGCGCCTCGGTCAATCATCGCGACAGTTGCAATTTCACCATATTTTAAAGCAGTCAGTGAATCTTTCAAATCATTGAGTTCCATATTTTCCTATGCAAATCTACTTTTAGTAAAAAGTATTAAGATTCGCTTCCTTTCTCGCATTAAATTCATAAAACCTATCTCAAGTTTACACTGACTTTGTGAATTTTTCAAAAAATATGGCTCTTTTTGTGATTTCAACTTTGATTTAAAGTTTTATCAGTAAAAAATAAGTGCCATTTGCTATAATAAAACTATAACAAAGAAAGGACTTTTTATTATGAAATTTAAATTTAAAGGAATCAATTATTACGAGGACTCAGAAAACAATTATGTCGGTGCCACAAACACTTGCTCAATCGTCAAAGAATTCGCTGATTTCCAAGCAGCTATTGACTATGTTGCTGAACACAAAGGATTCTTGATTGCCGAAGACGGAAAAACTGCCTTCAACGTTTTGACAATTACTGAAAACAACTAAAATATTTAAATGGTCCAAAAAATCACTGACAGGCTTTGTCAGTGATTTTTTATATCAATTAATAAAGTTCTAAATAGTTATCAATTTCCCATTGCGATACGAATTGTGCATAGCTTGCCCATTCAATGCGTTTTGCTTCAACAAAGTTAACCAAAACATGTTCTCCAAGCGCTTCAGTCACAATTGTATCTTCACGCAATGCTTTAACGGCATTGTGCAAAGTAGATGGCAAATCTGTAATACCATGTGCTTTACGTTCTTCTTCTGTCATTACGTAAATATTTGATTCGATTGCTTCTGGCGCTTCCAATTTATGTTCAACACCGTCAAGACCAGCTGCCAATAGAACAGCCAATGCAAGATATGGATTTGCTGTTGGGTCAACCGCACGAAGTTCAACACGAGTTGACAAACCACGTGAAGCAGGTACGCGAATCAAAGGTGATCTGTTACGTCCAGCCCAAGCGACATAAACGGGTGCTTCATAACCAGGAACCAAACGTTTATATGAGTTAACAGTTGGGTTTGTAATTGCTGTAAAGTTATAAGCATGTTTCAAAAGTCCAGCAATAAAGCTATGTGCAACATCTGAAAGTCCCATATCTCCTGTTGGATCAGCAAAGGCATTGGCACCATCTTCTGTAAATAAAGACATGTTACAATGCATCCCAGAACCGTTGATTCCGTGAACTGGTTTTGCCATAAACGTTGCATGTAAACCATGTTTACGCGCAATTGTTTTAACAACAAGCTTAAAGATTTGAATATTATCACAAGCTTTCAAAGCATTGGCATATTTAAAGTCAATTTCGTGTTGACCGATTGCTACTTCGTGGTGAGAAGCTTCAACTTCAAAACCAAGGTCTGTCAATACATTTACGATTTCACGTCTTGTGTTTCCAGCGAGGTCAGTTGGTGCAAGGTCAAAATAACCACCTTTATCATTCACTTCAAGTGTTGGTTCATCATTTTCATTAAGTTTGAAAAGGAAGAACTCTGGTTCAGGTCCAAGGTTAAAGCTCTTGAAGCCCAATTTTTCCATTGATTTAAGGTTACGTTTCAAGACACCGCGTGGGTCTCCAGCGAAAGGTTCACCTTCTGGAGTGTAAACATCACAAATTACACCTGCCACTTTACCATACTCATCTCCCCAAGGAAAAACAATCCAAGTGTCAAGGTCTGGATAAAGATACATGTCTGATTCATTGATACGAACGAATCCTTCGATTGATGAACCGTCAAACATCATTTTGTTTTCAAACAATTTGTCCAATTGTTCATCTGTAGCTGGAACTTCAACGTTTTTAAGTGTTCCAAGAATGTCTGTAAACATCAAACGCAAGAATTTAATATCCTTTTCTTTGACGTCGCGACGAATGTCTGCTGCTGTGATTGTCATGCTTTACTCTCCTAGTTAAATTTTCGCTGTAAACTTAGTTGACAAATAAAGTAAACTAAACTTACATCCGCGGTTGGGTAAAATGAGTGGGATCAGGAGTTCCGAATCTACCTTGTTGGGCAAATTCGCGTTCAAGTGCATGGTGGACTTCTCCGATAGATAAAGTTTGAGCCTTCTTAGCATCCCTTTTGGCATAAATTTCTTTGATATCTGCAATATTATTACCTTCTTGCAATAAGTCAGCAATATCAAATAGAGCATCTATGTCATTGAGCGAATACATGCGACGATTACCGTCACTTCGCTCCGGGAAAATAAGCTCTTGCTCTTCGTAATAACGAATCTGCCTTGCGCTTAGGTCAGTGAGTTTCATGACAGTTCCTATTGGAAGTACCGCCATAGAGCGTCTTAATTCACGTTCTTTCACCAAATCTCGCCTCCATGCCTTTCATTATAGACCTTGTTATTAGCAAAGTCAAGTTTTAATGTGAGATTTTCTCACATCGGTTTATTTTATTTGAAATATTTTATACAATTTCATCCAATAATCTTTGACAACCCGTCTTAACAAGTTGATAAGTTTCTTGGAAATCGCCCGTAAACCATGGATCTGGAACACCTTGTTCTAAAAGCATCGCGATTTTTTGACTCGTTCCTTCTGGTGCCATTTTTCTAAGATTTTCTAAATTGGATTCATCCATTGCGATAATTTTATCAAATTCATAAAAATCTTCACTACTGATTTTTTGACTTCCTTTTTGAAGGTCAAAAGCAATCTTTTGTTCTTTTAGTTTTGTTTGGGTTCCAGAATGAATTGGATTTCCATGCTCCCAAGAAGAAGTTGCTCGACTTTCAATCAAAAAATTTGATTCATTTCCTGCCTTTTCAACTAAATCTTTCATGACAAATTCTGCCATTGGGCTACGACAAATATTTCCTAAACAGACAAAAACAATCTTTTCCATGACTTCCTTACTTTATATCATTTATAAATTAACTAATTTTGAGCATTTATTCTATTATACCCTATTTCACAAGATATTACTGACAGAATTCTAAAATGAAAAAGTCTGCCAAAATTTGACAAACTTTTTTACTGACAGACGAACTAATCTTTCTGCTTAATTTTTTTCTTTTTTTCCTTCAATTTTTTATAAATTTTATTGTTATCTACCAAAACTTTACTTTCATTATTTTTAAAAGAATTTTGGAGTTGTTCAACCTCCCGAAAAATATCACTTTTAGGTTGAGGGGCAGGTGTAATTACTGACATAAGTTCTCCTTATCTTTCATTCGACTTATCTCTTAATCGGAAACAATTATTAGAAAATATATAAACCAAATAATGTAGTATTATTTCGCATTAATTCCCTTTCACTAAAAAAATACATCCATATAACCGATTTCTTTTGCCGCTTCATCAAAATTTGTCACCAAAGTCAGTCCTTTTTAGGACAATAGATAAGCTTGGTCACAGAAATGTTCAATTTCCTTGAGATTGTGTGAGGTTAATAAAACAATTTTTTCTTGAGCGATTTTTTTCACTTCTTCATAAACTAGGGCTTTTTTGGAAACGTCAAGCCCACTGAATAGCTCGTCAATGATTAAAATATCACAGTCGATAGAAAATGATAAAATTGTCGCAAAAAGCTCTTTCATTCCTAAAGAAAATTGGCCAATTCTCTTTTTCGCAAATTTATCTGCACCAAAAGTAAGACTTAACTCTCTTGCTCTATCCTGTTCACTATTTTTCAAAATTTTAAAATAATCATGCATTTTTAAACTTTCTTCAAAAGATTCTACATCGGGAAGATAAGCGACACGCCCATTTTCTATTTCTCCTTGAGAAAATCCAATTTCTCCTGAAAGAATGCCGAAAAGTGTACTTTTCCCAATCCCATTTCGTCCAATCAGACCGTACAAACCATTTTCAGAAATCTCAAAATTAAGCGGAGCAATGTCTGGTATCTTTAAATTTTTTATTTTTAATATCATGAGATTCTCCTTGTTTTTTGATTTTTAATAATGAAGACAGAGATGAGCAAAAATAATACACTTAAAGAAAGTAGATAGCCAGCCCCGATTAATATAGAATATTTTCCAAAAAGAGCACTAGGATTTCCAAAAAGTTTTAGAGGTTCAAGATAAGAAAGTGGCACAAAACGTCTAATTGAAATTATCCAAGAAACATTTCCTATCATCGAATATCCCATGACAAATAGAGCTATAACCCCAACAACAACCATACTCCGTTTTACAAAAACAGAAATCAAGGCACCTAATGAAGCCAAGAAAAAGATGACAAAAAACAGATAGAGGATACTTCCTAAATCCAAAATTCCATTTGGAATTGTGAGATTAGTCAAAGTAAATCCTGTTTTCAAATCCGAATCACCAAGATAGGCGGGATAATTCCATGCTCCAAAACCATTCACCACCCCAATTACCAGAAAATAAATGATACTAGAAATAATAATCCAAGCAAAGGTCGCTAAAGTTCCAGATAAAACTTTTATAATTAAATTTTTCTGCAAATCAATTCCCGCAAATCGATAAAATCTGTTTTCTTTTGATTCATAACTAGTGGCGACAAGGATTGAAACCATGGAAGCAAATAAGACAATGAATAGACTACTCGTTAAAATTGGAATGAACTGCTGATGAAAATTTCCAAAAGCATGAGATTGCATGGTAGGCATTGCTTCAAAATCTAACTTTCTCTCTTGAACTGTCTTGATATACTTAATTTCTGCTTTCAGGAATTTATCTTGACCAGATGATGATTGGTTACCATTTTGTTTAAAATACAACTGGTCAATTTCTTTTTGTAAATGATAATATTCATTAATGTCATTGACGCCTATAGCTGCGATTTGTTTTTGATAGATGTTATCTTTTTGCTTTAAGTCACTCAATGTATTATTTAGATTATCATCTTCTGCCTTCACTTTTGTGGTTTTTAGGCTTTCTTCAGTAGTTTCAATGTTATCCTGAACTGATTTTTCATTAGTCTGTACCTCTTGAACAAGGCTAGTGATGTTATTTTTAAAAATATTAGTAAAAGAAATTGTATTATATACACTATAAACTATGATTAAGGAAGAAATCAAAGCTAATAAGTATCTGTTTCTTTTGTTTAGAATAAACTTTTTTAATTCAAATTTGAAGTATTTCATTTAATCACCTCTCAATCAAAAATAATCATTAAATAGGAGTAAGTGAGGTAGCTTACTCCTATTCCATCAATAATGATAATAAGTAGTTACTTGTTTTGCCGGTTGACTTTGTCCGACAGAATTTACTACCGTGTAGTAAATTGTACTTGTGGTGGTTGTATAAGAACCTCCATGAAGGATATTCACATAATCATAATAATCCGTTGTTCCTGTAGAAACATTATTTAGATAGTAAGTAACTGAACTTGTTTTTACATAGGTGACTTGAGTCGCAGATACAGAAGTTACCCCTATCGCACCTGTCGTAACAAGTAAAGTTGATAAGACAAAGATTTGTTTTTTCAAATTCATTTTCATAATTTACCTCTTTCTGCCCAAATTCAGAAAGAAATTATCTTTTCTGAATCAAGCTGATGATATTTTTCTCATGTTGAGAGCTTCCTTTCATTTTTTACTTTGTTTTCTTGGCTGCGCTCAGTAGCTTGCGAATTTGTCCATTGGTTTTTCCTCGTTTGTTTTTATTTTTGTCTCCTTAACTTTATTGTAGCACCGATTTCGAAAGCACAAAAAAAAGATTCAAATTGAATCTTTTCCTAGAATATCACTTAACCATTGAGGAAAATTATAGTTTTTCACATATTTATCATAGAGTTTTTGGTAGGTTTTTGCTAAATTTATACTTCCTTCCCAATCAAAAATTTCGATGACCTTTTTCATGCTATCAATTCCCAGAAGTCGTTCTTCGCCTTGACCATAAAAAATACAATAATAACCTTTAGTAAAGCGATAAATCAATCTAGAATATGCGTCTTTTTCATGACAATATGCTTTGACCAGAGCCAGACATTCTTGCGCTTCCTTTTCTTTCCCTTCTTGGATACAAGTCACTGCTCCGCGACAGGCGATTTGACAAATAATTTTGCGATAACGTGTACGATTGGCTAACCTTTGATGATGATGGCTCAAATCTTGAATAATTGCTTTTATCATTTCTGACGAAAATTGCTCAATGGTATCTGACAAAATGAGAAGTTCATAAAAACTAAATATTTCAATTCCAAAAATAAAAGAACTTAACTCAACCACTTCGTTTTCTGGCAACTTTTCTAAGCGTGCTTTGGCACAAAGAGCAATCAAATGTTCGCCAATTTGCTCACATTGCCAGGCAATGTCTTTTAGTTCTTCAATATTATTATTCGTTGCCGCTTGGTCGATTTTACTAAATAATTCTTCGTAAAAACTATGTTTAAAATTATTGAGATAATAATCATATTCAGAAAGTTCCAAGTGAAGAAATTCAAGCAAAGCATCAATTTGATCAAGATTTAAATAACCTTCTCCACTAAAAAAACGAGAGAGACTACTTTTAGGAATTCCTGTTTTTTTGATAATTTCATTTTTCGTGATTTCTTTAGCTTCACAGAGTTCTTGAAGTTTTAAACCATAGTATTGATTAACCATTTGTCTTGTCTCTCCAGTCGTAACTTTATGGTCATATTATATACTTTTTTCATTATTGTTACAACGGCAGGAATTTATGTAATATAAAAAAGCCCGTCAAGCTTTGACAAACCTTTTTACTGACAGATACTAACTGTCAATCTTCTTCATTGTAAACATAACCTAGGTGTTCATAGGCTCTTTGGGTCACCTTACGTCCCTGTTTAGTTCTCATCAAAAATCCTTTTTGAATCAAATAAGGTTCATACATATCCTCGACCGTTTCACGGTCTTCGGCAATGTTTACCGCCAAAGTTCCAATCCCAACAGGACCACCGTGGTACATTTCAATCATTGTGCGGAGAATTTTTTGGTCAATATAGTCCAAACCAGCGGCATCAACATCAAGAATAGACAAGGCCTTATCGGTAATTGCTTTATCCACTCGGCCATCCCCCATTATTTGAGCAAAATCACGCACTCGTTTAAGTAAACGATTGGCAATCCGCGGAGTCCCTCGACTACGTAAAGCAATCTCTAAAGCGGCATTATCAATAACTTCGACTTCAAAAATATCAGCTGTTCTTTTAACAATTTCTTCCAAATCACGCTCTTGATAATACTCCATATGACTTGAAATTCCAAAACGGGCACGCAATGGATTCGAAAGCATTCCAGCTCTTGTTGTTGCCCCAACTAGAGTAAATGGCGGCAAATCTAAATGAACCGAGCGTGAACCATCACCAGAACCAAGCATAATATCAATGTAGAAATCTTCCATAGCGCTATAAAGAACTTCTTCAACTTGCATTGGCATCCGATGAATTTCATCAATAAATAGCACATCGCCAGGTTCCAATTCATTCAAAATCGCAACTAAATCTCCTGGCTTTTCAATGGCAGGACCCGCTGTTTGTTTAATATTAACCCCCAACTCATTGGCAATGACAAATGCCATTGTTGTCTTACCAAGTCCCGGAGGGCCAAAAAGTAACACGTGGTCCAAAACTTCTTCACGCATTTTTGCTGCTTTAATAAAGATTTCTAATTGTTCTTTGACTTTATCTTGACCAATATATTGATTAAAAAATTGCGGACGTAGAGATTTTTCAATACCGTAATCTTCTTCCATTGGCTCTTTGTTTAATATATCGTTCATCTTATCTTGTAATTCTCCTTTTAGAGATGATTTTTGATAACTTATGAGAAGCTGTCAGTAAATTTTACTGACAGAAAGACTTTAATGACTATTTTTGATGTCTGTCAGTTCTTTCTTCAAACTTTTTTATTTCATCATAAGTTTTAAGGCTGATTTGATATATTCTTCGCTGGTCAGACCTGTTTCTTGAGCTAATTTTTTCTCAATTTTCTTCAATTCTGTTGCTTTATAACCCAAAGCTTGCAGCGCTTCAATCGCTTCTTCCAAAGCAAGATTGCCAGCAGGTCCAGCATCAAGAAGAGAAATACCTACAGTTCCTGTCGCATCAAATTTCCCAGCCAAATCAAGCACCATCTGCATGGCTGTTTTTTTACCAACTCCTGGAAATTTAGTTAAATACTTGATATCACTATTGTCAATAGCAGTGATTAAACCTTCGTTATCAGCCGCCGCAATGATGGCCAGAGCTGATTTTGGCCCAATCCCAGAAACGCTGATCAGACGTAAGAATAAAGCTTTTTCGGCCTCGTTAACAAAACCATAGAGGCTGTGGGCATCTTCGCGAATGACTTGATGAACATAAATTTTTACTTCTGTGTTCATCAAAGCAGACCAAGCGTAAGGGTTAGCTACACTGATAAGATAACCAATTCCTGCTACATCAATTACAATATTTGTTGGGGAAATTTTTACTAATTTTCCATTAAGATATTCAAACATTTTTTTACTTTTCTAATTTTTTTGATTGACAAACTCCCTTATTCAAGTCTGTCAGTAGTTTTTATCTATTTTTTTACTGACCAACTTCATCATTAATCTGTTTAGTCACTTTTTACTCAAAATCTTTCCACGAAGCTGCTTTTGAACGATGCGTTTCTTGGATTCTCCGGAACATTTTTTGAATGTCATCCCCTGAAAAATGAACAATCGTTGGCCGTCCATGCGCACAACTATAAGGATTTTTACAAGTTGCTAATTCTGCGAGTAAAGCTCTAGCTGACTCGGCGTCAAGGGGATGATTAGCTTTAATTGAACTTTTACAAGCAACCATTGCAGCTAAATCATGACGATATTTTTTGAGTGAAAATTCTTTTGATGAGAGAATAATATCAATCATTTCATTAATTGATTTCTCTATCTCGGTTTCTTTTAACCAGATTGGATGTTCTCTTAAAATGAATTGATTTTCTCCGTATTCTTCTAAGAAAACACCGGCTTCATGCAACAAATCTTTCTTCTCGGCTAAAACAATAAAATCATTTTTGGCTAAAATGAACAAATATGGTGCAAGTAAAATTTGTTGCTCCATACTGACCTCACCAATTTTATCTTTCCAATACTCATATTTGATTCGCTCTTGAGCCGCATGTTGGTCAACCAAGTAAAGTCCTTCTTTGGACTGACAAAGTAAATAAGTCGCATGCAATTGTGCCAAGTATTCAAGCTGCGGAAAAGTTGATGACTGACTTATCTTTGCTTCATTATCAAAATCAATTTCAAAGTTGCTGACAGTATTTTCTAGACTGTTGTCAGTAATTTCAGTAGTACTTTCCACAGTTCTGTCAGTCATTTTTTCACTGACAGCATCTGTATTAAGTTGATTTTCTGTAAAATTATCAAAAGTTTGTTCAGACGAATCATTTGAAGCTTGATTTTTATTGATTTTAAAAGTTGCCTCTTCTCTGACATAAAAATCTTGGCGAACATTATCATAATATAAAGGATTATTTTGCAAAGGAAGTTCCGTTTGAACAGAAAGAGTTTCCTTTTCTTTAGCTCTTCCTTGCAAATTTTCCAAAGCTTCTGGAATCAAAACACCTTCTGATAAAGCCTCATCAATTGCTTTAGAAATTAAAGCCATCAATTCACGCTCTTTAGACAAACGCACCTCTTGTTTTGTCGGATGAACATTAACATCAGCAAGTGTTGGGTCAATTTTAATCGATAAAATAGCAAAAGGGAACCGTCCCACCATCAATCGATTGCCATATCCTTCTAAAATTGCCCGATTCAATAAAAAGTTTTTGATAAATCGACCATTTATTAAAATCGTAATATAATTACGATTAGCCCTTGTCAGCTCTGGTATGCTGACATAACCTGTTAGTTCAAAATCTAAGTCTGAGCCCTTGATTTGACGCATTTTTTTCGCTGTCCCTATGCCATAAATTGCAGCAATAACCTGGCGTAAATCACCATTTCCAGCCGTTTTCAAAAATTCTTTACCCTCATTAACTAAAGTAAAGGAAATCTCTGGATGAGCCAGACTCAATCGGTTGATGATGTCTGTGATATGAGAAAGTTCAGCCTGCAAGGACTTGATATACTTGAGTCTTGCTGGTGTATTATAAAAAAGATTAGCAACAGAAATTTTCGTCCCCACTCGCTTAGCAAGTGGTTCTAAAGTTTCGATATTTCCACCTTTAGCAACTAGTTTTGTTCCTGATTCTTCCTCAGCCGTACTTGTTTCAATGGTCATCTGGCTGACAGAAGCGATTGATGGCAGAGCCTCCCCCCGAAAACCAAGTGTTCTAATCCGAAACAAATCTGCCGAATCCTTGATTTTACTTGTTGCATGACGACGTAAAGCCAAAGCCACATCTTCTTTTTCCAAACCCAAACCATCATCAATGACTTCAATTAACCGCAAACCAGCTTCTTCAACATTGATAATAATTTTACTGCTTCCAGCATCAATTGAGTTTTCGACTAATTCTTTGACAACACTAGCAGGCCGCTCAACCACCTCTCCAGCAGCAATTTGATTGGCGAGCGCTTCATTTAGTTCAATAATTTTTCCCACAATAATCTCGCTCTCTTGTTTTTTTAAATTAATTCTAATTATAACACAAAAAGCAAGGGCTCGCTTTTCATTTTTTACTGACAAAAAATGATAGACAAGATGAAAATTGTCTATCATTTTTACATTAATTAGTAGTTTCCAAAATCGCGGTAACCATTATCAAAATTATTATAGCTGTTAAAAGCAAAGACTAATACGAAAATAAGAATCAAAATTGCAATCACAAATAATACAATTCCAATGATGAATGCAACGAAACCTGCTCGATTCCAACCGTCCATGACCTTACGGAACTCTTCCTCATCACGATATTTATTATCTCGATTTTCAAGTGCCCATTTTTCGCCATTAAAACCAAAAACGATCATCCATACAATCCCAAAAATCCAACCTACCCACGGTACCAAAGTAAGTAGAATCAAAAGTCCCAAATAAGCGCGATTGGCAATCCCAAACCACATAGTTAAAGCAAAAGCGCCCCAGTTCCATTTAGT from Lactococcus lactis carries:
- the glnA gene encoding type I glutamate--ammonia ligase, translating into MTITAADIRRDVKEKDIKFLRLMFTDILGTLKNVEVPATDEQLDKLFENKMMFDGSSIEGFVRINESDMYLYPDLDTWIVFPWGDEYGKVAGVICDVYTPEGEPFAGDPRGVLKRNLKSMEKLGFKSFNLGPEPEFFLFKLNENDEPTLEVNDKGGYFDLAPTDLAGNTRREIVNVLTDLGFEVEASHHEVAIGQHEIDFKYANALKACDNIQIFKLVVKTIARKHGLHATFMAKPVHGINGSGMHCNMSLFTEDGANAFADPTGDMGLSDVAHSFIAGLLKHAYNFTAITNPTVNSYKRLVPGYEAPVYVAWAGRNRSPLIRVPASRGLSTRVELRAVDPTANPYLALAVLLAAGLDGVEHKLEAPEAIESNIYVMTEEERKAHGITDLPSTLHNAVKALREDTIVTEALGEHVLVNFVEAKRIEWASYAQFVSQWEIDNYLELY
- a CDS encoding phosphotransferase; translated protein: MSEIVKKFIADRFGEKEGISVNPGNIGDVREFAQELGSFLYQLHRLPTTDAKSPSFENAFAGSDLIFFEAEMIELLKVYQKVVPADLLQEKFDFAAKTKWSKKPVWVLGQLLTQNLKVTDGKLVNVKITDKAVIGDPAFDLAIAWTIFDEKARKIFFAATEADEATINRARMFALRQALRNYQSQDIDELIQSRDASTEILKDLNYSLGQDFY
- a CDS encoding AAA family ATPase, translating into MILKIKNLKIPDIAPLNFEISENGLYGLIGRNGIGKSTLFGILSGEIGFSQGEIENGRVAYLPDVESFEESLKMHDYFKILKNSEQDRARELSLTFGADKFAKKRIGQFSLGMKELFATILSFSIDCDILIIDELFSGLDVSKKALVYEEVKKIAQEKIVLLTSHNLKEIEHFCDQAYLLS
- a CDS encoding GAF domain-containing protein; the encoded protein is MNKEEKIEGYELLNLQLKALLSEQNYTLSNLANASSLLWSFLPEQVYTGFYLYNGEKLILGPFQGSVSCVEIIMGKGVCGESAQNRQTIIVENVKKHKNYISCDGRAMSEIVVPMVKDGKLVGVLDLDSSEIGFYDEIDQKYLEEFANILCEMTDFKFFEVG
- a CDS encoding ABC transporter permease, with product MKYFKFELKKFILNKRNRYLLALISSLIIVYSVYNTISFTNIFKNNITSLVQEVQTNEKSVQDNIETTEESLKTTKVKAEDDNLNNTLSDLKQKDNIYQKQIAAIGVNDINEYYHLQKEIDQLYFKQNGNQSSSGQDKFLKAEIKYIKTVQERKLDFEAMPTMQSHAFGNFHQQFIPILTSSLFIVLFASMVSILVATSYESKENRFYRFAGIDLQKNLIIKVLSGTLATFAWIIISSIIYFLVIGVVNGFGAWNYPAYLGDSDLKTGFTLTNLTIPNGILDLGSILYLFFVIFFLASLGALISVFVKRSMVVVGVIALFVMGYSMIGNVSWIISIRRFVPLSYLEPLKLFGNPSALFGKYSILIGAGYLLSLSVLFLLISVFIIKNQKTRRIS
- a CDS encoding low molecular weight protein-tyrosine-phosphatase, yielding MEKIVFVCLGNICRSPMAEFVMKDLVEKAGNESNFLIESRATSSWEHGNPIHSGTQTKLKEQKIAFDLQKGSQKISSEDFYEFDKIIAMDESNLENLRKMAPEGTSQKIAMLLEQGVPDPWFTGDFQETYQLVKTGCQRLLDEIV
- a CDS encoding MerR family transcriptional regulator gives rise to the protein MKERELRRSMAVLPIGTVMKLTDLSARQIRYYEEQELIFPERSDGNRRMYSLNDIDALFDIADLLQEGNNIADIKEIYAKRDAKKAQTLSIGEVHHALEREFAQQGRFGTPDPTHFTQPRM
- a CDS encoding chorismate mutase, coding for MNKLEELRNNIDHVDQEIVQLLEKRMTIVQEISQEKQAQKITILDNSREQAVLDLARQNIKNSAYQETIINTFKDIMKNSRLYQRENREQ